One Pseudorasbora parva isolate DD20220531a chromosome 8, ASM2467924v1, whole genome shotgun sequence DNA window includes the following coding sequences:
- the hspb12 gene encoding uncharacterized protein hspb12 isoform X1 codes for MHCVCSPYETYLTAETALLSSICEPMASSASSFQRSSRYSTSTVRSFNTDSLHPRLHSQFGEETSISSITNGFEPESFSSCHGDAQHESSWGESFGGCQGYQSDRESIGGYPGDQQYQTPQRGNQGDWVLGDDIQACGSGVGVVRAMGNSYCLSADVSGFEPHEVVVVAYNQHVVIYAEKIGADGSVAGKFTHKSVLPADMDPLSVSSELTAERMLLISIGRIHDPGHPS; via the exons atgcactgtgtcTGCTCTCCTTATGAGACATATCTCACAGCAGAGACGGCACTACTGTCCTCCATCTGTGAGCCCATGGCTTCTTCAGCCTCGTCATTCCAGCGCTCGTCCCGTTACAGCACGAGCACCGTCAGGTCCTTCAACACCGACTCCCTGCACCCGAGACTTCACAGTCAGTTTGGAGAAGAAACATCCATCAGCTCCATCACAAACGGGTTCGAACCCGAGTCCTTTAGTAGCTGCCATGGGGATGCACAGCATGAATCATCGTGGGGAGAATCCTTTGGAGGATGTCAAG GTTACCAAAGTGACCGAGAGTCTATTGGAGGATACCCTGGAGACCAACAGTACCAGACACCCCAAAGAGGAAACCAGGGCGACTGGGTCCTGGGAGATGACATACAGG CTTGCGGCTCCGGTGTGGGCGTGGTCCGGGCGATGGGGAACAGCTACTGCTTGTCTGCAGATGTCAGCGGGTTCGAGCCTCATGAAGTGGTTGTGGTGGCGTATAATCAGCACGTGGTTATTTATGCGGAGAAG ATCGGAGCAGATGGGAGTGTCGCAGGCAAGTTTACCCATAAGTCTGTGCTGCCAGCCGATATGGACCCTTTGTCTGTGAGCAGTGAGCTCACCGCCGAGAGGATGTTGCTCATCAGCATCGGACGGATCCATGATCCCGGTCATCCATCCTGA
- the hspb12 gene encoding uncharacterized protein hspb12 isoform X2: MRHISQQRRHYCPPSVSPWLLQPRHSSARPVTARAPSGPSTPTPCTRDFTVSLEKKHPSAPSQTGSNPSPLVAAMGMHSMNHRGENPLEDVKCFIGYQSDRESIGGYPGDQQYQTPQRGNQGDWVLGDDIQACGSGVGVVRAMGNSYCLSADVSGFEPHEVVVVAYNQHVVIYAEKIGADGSVAGKFTHKSVLPADMDPLSVSSELTAERMLLISIGRIHDPGHPS, encoded by the exons ATGAGACATATCTCACAGCAGAGACGGCACTACTGTCCTCCATCTGTGAGCCCATGGCTTCTTCAGCCTCGTCATTCCAGCGCTCGTCCCGTTACAGCACGAGCACCGTCAGGTCCTTCAACACCGACTCCCTGCACCCGAGACTTCACAGTCAGTTTGGAGAAGAAACATCCATCAGCTCCATCACAAACGGGTTCGAACCCGAGTCCTTTAGTAGCTGCCATGGGGATGCACAGCATGAATCATCGTGGGGAGAATCCTTTGGAGGATGTCAAG TGTTTTATAGGTTACCAAAGTGACCGAGAGTCTATTGGAGGATACCCTGGAGACCAACAGTACCAGACACCCCAAAGAGGAAACCAGGGCGACTGGGTCCTGGGAGATGACATACAGG CTTGCGGCTCCGGTGTGGGCGTGGTCCGGGCGATGGGGAACAGCTACTGCTTGTCTGCAGATGTCAGCGGGTTCGAGCCTCATGAAGTGGTTGTGGTGGCGTATAATCAGCACGTGGTTATTTATGCGGAGAAG ATCGGAGCAGATGGGAGTGTCGCAGGCAAGTTTACCCATAAGTCTGTGCTGCCAGCCGATATGGACCCTTTGTCTGTGAGCAGTGAGCTCACCGCCGAGAGGATGTTGCTCATCAGCATCGGACGGATCCATGATCCCGGTCATCCATCCTGA